From the Microbacterium sp. W4I4 genome, one window contains:
- a CDS encoding endonuclease domain-containing protein: protein MTASDAGFTVSRVRAAIRSGAVLRIRSKWIALASAPTELLHAATSGGAVTCVSLARRRGWWVPPDADAKTHLRLPVNGAVRVDDAHGHWSKSLAPLRPRMLEASVEDALADAAGCFPLDQAVAIWESAVRTEAISLESLRSVQWRSSASRRCLAHMRAGTDSSLETVFHVRLSSWGVPLRFQVHLAGHPVDFLIGTHLVVQIDGWSFHSSSADRTRDITHDAELRMRGYTVLRFSYAQVIYDWPHVERTLAEAVSRGLHLAPRRQHA from the coding sequence ATGACGGCGTCGGATGCCGGTTTCACCGTCTCCCGGGTGCGCGCTGCCATCCGGTCCGGTGCCGTTCTCCGCATCCGCTCGAAATGGATCGCCCTCGCATCCGCACCGACCGAGCTCCTGCACGCCGCGACATCGGGCGGGGCGGTGACGTGCGTGTCGTTGGCCCGCCGACGAGGTTGGTGGGTGCCACCGGATGCCGATGCGAAGACGCATCTCCGCCTACCCGTGAACGGCGCGGTTCGGGTGGACGATGCCCACGGACACTGGTCGAAGTCTCTCGCGCCGCTGCGCCCGAGAATGCTCGAGGCATCGGTCGAAGATGCTCTCGCCGATGCCGCGGGATGCTTTCCGCTGGATCAGGCCGTCGCGATCTGGGAATCCGCGGTGCGCACCGAGGCGATCTCGCTGGAGTCGCTGCGGTCAGTGCAGTGGCGGAGCTCCGCATCACGGCGATGCCTCGCACATATGCGAGCCGGCACGGACTCGTCGCTGGAGACGGTGTTCCACGTGCGTCTGAGCTCCTGGGGCGTGCCGCTGCGATTCCAGGTGCATCTGGCGGGGCATCCGGTCGACTTCCTGATCGGCACCCACCTTGTGGTGCAGATCGACGGCTGGTCGTTCCACTCCTCGTCGGCCGACCGTACCCGCGACATCACCCATGACGCAGAGCTGCGCATGCGCGGGTACACCGTGCTGCGGTTCTCCTACGCGCAGGTGATCTACGACTGGCCGCACGTCGAGCGCACGCTCGCGGAAGCGGTCAGCCGCGGCCTGCACCTCGCACCGCGGAGGCAGCACGCCTGA
- a CDS encoding GNAT family N-acetyltransferase — translation MAELRLVELSAATIVAVNNLSLKPGQEQFLAPVSYGIAATVVNPQTSWQRVVLDDDQVVGFVSASFDADTPEEHFRSVLWRINVDADDQGRGVGRFAVKALIDEARARGVDHVNVIYEAGEGGPEAFFRRVGFEPVGETEYSEVVAQIRVTD, via the coding sequence ATGGCGGAACTGCGTTTGGTCGAACTGTCCGCGGCGACGATCGTCGCCGTCAACAATCTGTCGCTCAAGCCTGGGCAGGAGCAGTTCCTGGCTCCGGTTTCCTATGGGATCGCCGCGACCGTGGTGAACCCCCAGACCTCGTGGCAGCGCGTGGTGCTCGACGACGACCAGGTCGTCGGCTTCGTGAGCGCCAGCTTCGACGCCGACACCCCCGAGGAACATTTCCGCAGCGTGCTGTGGCGCATCAACGTCGACGCCGACGACCAGGGTCGTGGCGTGGGACGTTTCGCCGTGAAAGCTCTGATCGACGAAGCCCGCGCCCGGGGCGTCGATCACGTGAACGTGATCTATGAGGCCGGCGAGGGCGGCCCTGAGGCATTCTTCCGCCGAGTGGGTTTCGAACCCGTCGGCGAGACCGAGTACTCCGAGGTCGTCGCACAGATCCGCGTCACGGACTGA
- a CDS encoding NADP-dependent isocitrate dehydrogenase, translating to MTDDAIIYTYTDEAPALATASFLPIIKAYTGQAGIEVETRDISLAGRILAAFPQKLTPEQQVGDALAELGGLATLPEANIIKLPNISASIPQLKAAIAELQEKGYDIPAFPDDPQSLEDKDVRARYDKIKGSAVNPVLREGNSDRRAPLAVKNYAKKHPHRNKPFAEGSKTRVTTMGHDDFKHNERSWVAAHDDVLSFQHIAADGTVTVLKEGLKVLPREIIDATFLSAAELDEFLAETLEAAKADDVLYSVHLKATMMKVSDPIIFGHVVKAFFKDVFAQYGDKLAEAGLSANDGLGSILSGLTTVADGDTIAAAFQKAIDEGPRLSYVNSDKGTTNLHVPSDVIVDASMPALVRNGGKLWGVDGGEDDTIAVIPDSSYAGVYQAVIEDVIANGPLDPATIGTVPNVGLMAQAAEEYGSHDKTFELASAGVVQILDSDGTVLISHEVGAGDIWRATQTKHIPVMDWVKLAVTRARATGVPAVFWLDANRSHDAQIIAKVHQGLATLDTKGLQIMILAPEDATRFTLARLRKGEDTISVTGNVLRDYLTDLFPILEVGTSAKMLSIVPLLAGGGLFETGAGGSAPKHVQQLVSENYLRWDSLGEFFALAASLEHFADRTGNEKARVLAETLDAATGTFLEEDRSPGRALGTIDNRGSHFYLGLHWAQELAKQTKDADLAAAFAPIAATLAENEQKIVAELNAVQGQPLDIGGYYRPDVEKVAEAMRPSATLNGIVDALA from the coding sequence GTGACCGACGACGCCATCATCTACACCTACACGGACGAGGCGCCGGCTCTGGCCACCGCGTCCTTCCTGCCCATCATCAAGGCCTACACCGGCCAGGCGGGCATCGAGGTGGAGACGCGCGACATCTCGCTGGCGGGGCGAATCCTCGCCGCCTTCCCGCAGAAGCTGACCCCCGAGCAGCAGGTCGGCGACGCGCTGGCCGAGCTCGGCGGGCTCGCCACTCTGCCTGAGGCCAACATCATCAAGCTGCCGAACATCTCGGCGTCCATCCCGCAGCTCAAGGCGGCCATCGCCGAGCTGCAGGAGAAGGGCTACGACATCCCGGCCTTCCCGGACGACCCGCAGTCCCTCGAGGACAAGGACGTGCGTGCCCGCTACGACAAGATCAAGGGCTCCGCCGTCAACCCGGTCCTGCGCGAGGGCAACAGCGACCGTCGCGCACCGCTCGCGGTGAAGAACTACGCCAAGAAGCACCCGCACCGCAACAAGCCGTTCGCCGAGGGGTCCAAGACCCGCGTGACCACCATGGGGCACGACGACTTCAAGCACAACGAGCGCTCCTGGGTCGCGGCCCACGACGATGTGCTGAGCTTCCAGCACATCGCTGCAGACGGGACCGTCACGGTGCTCAAGGAAGGGCTGAAGGTCCTGCCGCGCGAGATCATCGACGCCACGTTCCTGTCGGCGGCAGAACTGGACGAGTTCCTCGCCGAGACCCTCGAGGCCGCGAAGGCCGACGACGTGCTGTACTCGGTGCACCTCAAGGCGACGATGATGAAGGTCAGCGACCCGATCATCTTCGGCCACGTGGTCAAGGCCTTCTTCAAGGACGTGTTCGCCCAGTACGGCGACAAGCTCGCCGAGGCCGGGCTCAGCGCCAACGATGGACTCGGGTCGATCCTGTCGGGTCTCACCACCGTCGCCGACGGCGACACGATCGCCGCCGCCTTCCAGAAGGCGATCGACGAGGGCCCGCGTCTGTCGTACGTGAACTCCGACAAGGGCACCACGAACCTGCACGTGCCCAGTGACGTGATCGTGGATGCATCCATGCCCGCGCTCGTGCGCAACGGCGGCAAGCTGTGGGGCGTCGACGGCGGCGAGGACGACACCATCGCCGTCATCCCGGACTCCTCCTACGCGGGCGTGTACCAGGCGGTCATCGAGGACGTCATCGCGAACGGTCCGCTGGATCCCGCCACGATCGGCACCGTGCCCAACGTCGGTCTGATGGCTCAGGCGGCCGAGGAGTACGGCAGCCACGACAAGACGTTCGAGCTCGCGTCGGCCGGCGTCGTGCAGATCCTCGACAGCGACGGCACCGTGCTCATCTCGCACGAGGTCGGCGCCGGCGACATCTGGCGTGCCACGCAGACCAAGCACATCCCGGTGATGGACTGGGTCAAGCTCGCCGTGACCCGCGCACGCGCGACCGGCGTCCCTGCCGTGTTCTGGCTGGACGCGAACCGCTCGCACGACGCGCAGATCATCGCGAAGGTGCACCAGGGCCTCGCCACGCTCGACACCAAGGGCCTGCAGATCATGATCCTCGCCCCCGAGGACGCCACGCGCTTCACGCTGGCGCGCCTGCGCAAGGGTGAGGACACCATCTCGGTCACCGGCAACGTGCTGCGCGACTACCTCACCGATCTGTTCCCGATCCTCGAGGTCGGCACGTCGGCGAAGATGCTCTCGATCGTGCCGCTGCTGGCCGGCGGTGGCCTGTTCGAGACCGGTGCGGGCGGCTCCGCGCCGAAGCATGTTCAGCAGCTCGTCTCGGAGAACTACCTGCGCTGGGACTCGCTGGGCGAGTTCTTCGCGCTGGCCGCATCGCTCGAGCACTTCGCAGATCGCACAGGCAACGAGAAGGCGCGCGTCCTCGCCGAGACGCTGGATGCCGCCACCGGCACCTTCCTCGAGGAGGACCGCTCGCCGGGTCGCGCCCTGGGCACGATCGACAACCGCGGCAGCCACTTCTACCTGGGCCTGCACTGGGCGCAGGAGCTGGCGAAGCAGACGAAGGATGCCGACCTCGCGGCCGCCTTCGCTCCGATCGCCGCGACGCTCGCGGAGAACGAGCAGAAGATCGTGGCCGAGCTGAACGCCGTGCAGGGTCAGCCGCTCGACATCGGCGGCTACTACCGCCCTGATGTCGAGAAGGTCGCCGAGGCCATGCGGCCGTCCGCGACGCTGAACGGCATCGTCGACGCGCTGGCCTGA